GCGTTAACGCAAAGGTAACTATGAGCAGTAATTTATTCATTCAATCATCATCCTAACAGAGAAAGGCACGAGTATACCGTAAAAAATCTATGGACAACACTACTAACTTACACAACATCGTCCCCATTGAGTATCGTGGCAATCGCCTCGATTGGGTGTTAAGTCAATTATTCCCCCATCACTCACGATCACGTTTGCAATCTTGGCTAAAACAGGGTTACGTCTTAATCAATGGAGAAAATAAACCACAACGTTATAAAGTGCAAGGCGGGGAAACAATTATTATCACAGCGCCCGCAGAAAATCATGAGGAATGGGTCGCTGAATCCATTCCATTAAATATTGTCTATGAAGATAACGATATTATCGTTATTAATAAACCGATTGGCCTTGTGGTTCATCCCGGCGCTGGCGTTATGAGTGGTACCTTATTAAATGCCCTGCTCCATTACGATCCCGCGCTTTCCCAAGTGCCACGCGCTGGGATTATTCATCGCTTAGATAAAGATACCTCAGGATTACTCATCATCGCGCGCAATTTAGTGGCGCATACGGAGTTAGTCCGGCAATTGCAGGCGCGGGAATTTGAGCGTGAATATGTGGCACTTGTTCAAGGCCAATTGCGCACGCCAGGGAAAATCGATTTACCTATCGCAAGACATCCTCATCATCGTACCCGTATGGCGGTAACCGAACAGGGCGGAAAAGAAGCCATCACACATTATTTTATTGAAAAGCGTTTTCCGGCTCACACCTTACTTACTGTGAAACTGGAAACGGGACGCACCCATCAAATTCGCGTGCATTTAAGTCATTTAGGCTATCCCATCGTGGGCGATCCGGTTTATGGAGGTCGTTTACGCTTACCCAAAAATGCCAGCGAGCAGTTAATTACACAGTTAAAAAATTATCGCCAGCAAGCTCTGCACGCACGAAAATTAGCAATTATTCACCCCAGACATCACGTGCGTTATGAGTGGTTTGCGGAAATTCCCGCTTGTTTTGCGGAGTTATTAAATGTCTTAACCGAGGATAATTCCCACTCATGAAACTTCACTGTATTATTCCAGAATGGCCAGCGCCCAAATGGGTAAAAGCCTTCGCCACAACACGCAGAGATGGATTTTCGGAAGGCGCGTTTGCCGGACTCAATTTAGGCGATCACGTTAACGATAACCCCATCCACGTTCAACAAAATCGCGAATTATTAATTAAAGAAGGCTATTTACCGCATCCGCCTAATTGGTTACAGCAAATTCATAGTAACATTGTGATAGATGCAGAAAAAAATCCAACGACTCTCCCCGCGGCTGATGCCTGTTACACTCAGCATCCCCAACGCGTGTGTATCGTCTTAACTGCCGATTGTTTACCGCTATTAATCACCGATATTCACGGACGCGAAGTGGCAGCGGTTCATGCAGGCTGGAAAGGCTTGCACAGTGGAATTATTAATAATGCGTGTAACAAATTTCAAGCACCTCCTCGGGAATTATTAGTCTGGATAGGCCCTGGTATTAGTGGTGCTGTTTATGAAGTCAATAACGAATTTCGCGAACGTTTTTTAATGCTGCATCCCGATTACCATGCAGCGTTTACACCCAGCCAAACACCTGACCATTGGTTAGCAAATTTACCCTGGATCGCCCGTTATCAATGTGAAAAATTGGGTATCCCGCAGTGTTACGGCGGAGATATTTGCACCTATCAAAATCCCGATCACTATTTCTCTTATCGTCGCAACAACATGACTGGGCGCCAAGCCAGCTTAATTTGGTT
This portion of the Legionellales bacterium genome encodes:
- the rluD gene encoding 23S rRNA pseudouridine(1911/1915/1917) synthase RluD; translated protein: MDNTTNLHNIVPIEYRGNRLDWVLSQLFPHHSRSRLQSWLKQGYVLINGENKPQRYKVQGGETIIITAPAENHEEWVAESIPLNIVYEDNDIIVINKPIGLVVHPGAGVMSGTLLNALLHYDPALSQVPRAGIIHRLDKDTSGLLIIARNLVAHTELVRQLQAREFEREYVALVQGQLRTPGKIDLPIARHPHHRTRMAVTEQGGKEAITHYFIEKRFPAHTLLTVKLETGRTHQIRVHLSHLGYPIVGDPVYGGRLRLPKNASEQLITQLKNYRQQALHARKLAIIHPRHHVRYEWFAEIPACFAELLNVLTEDNSHS
- the pgeF gene encoding peptidoglycan editing factor PgeF codes for the protein MKLHCIIPEWPAPKWVKAFATTRRDGFSEGAFAGLNLGDHVNDNPIHVQQNRELLIKEGYLPHPPNWLQQIHSNIVIDAEKNPTTLPAADACYTQHPQRVCIVLTADCLPLLITDIHGREVAAVHAGWKGLHSGIINNACNKFQAPPRELLVWIGPGISGAVYEVNNEFRERFLMLHPDYHAAFTPSQTPDHWLANLPWIARYQCEKLGIPQCYGGDICTYQNPDHYFSYRRNNMTGRQASLIWLERPS